A single window of Candidatus Atribacteria bacterium ADurb.Bin276 DNA harbors:
- a CDS encoding Methylmalonyl-CoA carboxyltransferase 12S subunit — MSRKKMEELINSLVNKKEKILLGGGVAAIDKQHQSGKLTARERIFLLLDENSFEETDLFIEHRSTRFGMDEKKPPADGVVTGYGTIDGRPVFVYSQDFTVMGGSLGEMHAQKICKIMDMALKVGAPIIAINDSGGARIQEGIDSLSGYGQIFYRNTLNSGIVPQIAIIAGPCAGGAVYSPALMDYIFMIQGTSKMFVTGPQVVKAATGEEVTAEELGGAHTHATKSGVASFVSRSEEECFFEVKRLLSYLPSNNAEEPPVGECHDPVDRKNTSFLDIVSTNPNRPYNVKKIIEDLVDQGSFFEVQKDFAKNLIIGFARMNGHTVGIVANQPYHLAGCLDIDSGDKASRFIRFCDAFNIPLVTLVDVPGFLPGSNQEFGGIIRHGAKILYAYSEATVPKITVIMRKAYGGAYLAMCCRDLGADLVLAWPTAEIAVMGAEGAVNIIFRKEIETALDTQVERERLLEEYRQEFYNPYEAAKRGYVDQVIDPQETRLKVVRALEIFWSKRVTGKGKKHGNIPV, encoded by the coding sequence ATGTCCAGAAAAAAAATGGAAGAGCTCATTAACTCTTTAGTAAATAAAAAAGAAAAGATTCTTTTGGGTGGAGGAGTGGCTGCAATTGATAAACAGCACCAAAGTGGAAAACTAACTGCCCGAGAAAGAATTTTTCTCTTGCTTGACGAAAATAGCTTTGAAGAAACCGATCTTTTTATTGAGCATCGCTCAACCCGTTTTGGAATGGATGAAAAAAAACCACCGGCTGATGGAGTCGTCACTGGTTATGGAACTATCGATGGAAGGCCGGTATTTGTATACTCCCAAGATTTTACCGTTATGGGTGGGTCTTTAGGGGAAATGCATGCACAAAAAATATGTAAAATTATGGACATGGCATTAAAAGTAGGTGCCCCCATTATAGCTATTAATGATTCAGGTGGTGCTCGAATTCAAGAGGGCATAGATTCCCTATCTGGTTATGGTCAAATATTCTATAGAAATACTTTAAATTCAGGTATCGTTCCCCAGATAGCAATAATAGCTGGTCCTTGTGCCGGAGGAGCAGTATATTCTCCAGCTCTTATGGATTATATTTTTATGATTCAAGGCACAAGTAAGATGTTTGTAACTGGCCCTCAAGTTGTGAAAGCAGCGACCGGCGAAGAAGTCACTGCCGAAGAATTGGGTGGTGCCCATACTCACGCTACCAAAAGTGGAGTTGCCAGTTTTGTATCCAGAAGTGAAGAAGAGTGTTTCTTTGAAGTAAAAAGGCTTCTTTCATACCTACCTTCTAATAATGCCGAAGAACCTCCAGTAGGAGAATGCCATGACCCAGTTGATCGAAAAAATACCTCTTTTTTGGATATTGTATCTACCAATCCCAATCGACCTTATAATGTTAAAAAAATCATTGAAGATTTGGTTGATCAAGGTTCTTTTTTTGAAGTTCAAAAAGATTTTGCGAAAAATTTAATCATTGGATTTGCTCGAATGAATGGTCATACTGTGGGTATAGTGGCAAACCAACCCTATCATCTGGCTGGATGTTTAGATATCGATTCTGGTGACAAGGCGTCTCGGTTTATAAGGTTTTGCGACGCTTTCAACATTCCTCTGGTTACGCTTGTTGATGTTCCAGGGTTTTTACCAGGAAGTAATCAAGAATTTGGAGGAATCATTCGACATGGAGCAAAGATTCTCTATGCTTACTCAGAAGCCACCGTTCCCAAGATTACGGTAATAATGCGAAAAGCATATGGTGGTGCTTATTTAGCTATGTGTTGTCGTGATCTCGGAGCTGATTTGGTATTAGCTTGGCCGACTGCTGAAATTGCCGTAATGGGTGCCGAAGGGGCGGTCAATATCATTTTTCGCAAAGAGATAGAAACAGCTTTAGATACTCAGGTTGAAAGAGAGAGATTGCTTGAGGAATACCGTCAAGAATTCTATAATCCTTATGAAGCCGCCAAAAGAGGGTATGTCGATCAAGTTATCGATCCTCAAGAAACTCGGCTAAAGGTTGTTCGAGCTCTTGAAATTTTTTGGTCAAAAAGAGTTACGGGAAAGGGAAAAAAGCATGGGAATATCCCAGTATAA
- the kynB_1 gene encoding Kynurenine formamidase yields the protein MENPISFFKNRKIIDITGELENNLWGYYSLPGMEKVVPPVVISTIASVENQGFFASKISVSTISGTYLEAGSHVLTKGNNLDQHSLNQCILPAKVIQLPTQKPKALITVDLLTQFAPELNPGDALLIGTGWDQQWNKPGFVLDSPNLDRKALQWIIDKKIALLGVDLTCIEASWSEDDEEAKGSLLGSLFESGALLLAPIVNVRKITQKEGILLALPMKVKGTSGAPVRAIFLE from the coding sequence ATGGAGAATCCAATATCATTTTTTAAGAACCGAAAAATTATTGATATAACCGGAGAATTAGAAAATAATCTTTGGGGTTATTATTCTTTGCCAGGTATGGAAAAGGTTGTTCCACCGGTAGTTATAAGCACTATTGCTTCAGTTGAAAACCAAGGATTTTTTGCTTCAAAAATATCGGTCAGCACTATATCGGGAACGTATTTGGAAGCCGGGTCTCACGTACTTACCAAGGGAAACAATCTTGATCAGCATTCCCTGAATCAATGCATTCTTCCTGCCAAGGTCATTCAACTCCCCACTCAAAAACCAAAAGCTCTGATCACCGTCGATTTATTAACTCAGTTTGCCCCGGAACTCAATCCTGGAGACGCCTTGTTAATAGGTACCGGTTGGGATCAACAGTGGAATAAGCCGGGTTTTGTGCTTGATTCACCAAATTTGGATAGAAAAGCCCTTCAGTGGATTATCGATAAAAAAATTGCTTTATTAGGAGTTGATTTAACTTGTATTGAAGCTTCTTGGTCTGAAGATGATGAGGAAGCCAAGGGAAGTCTTCTAGGCTCTCTATTTGAGTCAGGCGCTCTTCTGTTGGCTCCGATTGTCAATGTTCGGAAAATCACTCAAAAAGAAGGTATTCTTCTTGCTCTCCCCATGAAGGTTAAAGGAACATCCGGAGCGCCGGTAAGGGCGATTTTCTTAGAATAA
- the prfB gene encoding Peptide chain release factor 2, translating to MNSPDFWNNTQNERELQDYKKYKSLIEEYEELKKEYQLIVELQEIITPDDDEYSDLEKDIHNLSGKVEDLDIRLLFRNQEDQSNAIITIHSGAGGTESQDWVQMLFRMYSRFCERKKFDVKVTDVLEGEEAGLKHITFLVQGQYAYGYLKSESGVHRLVRISPFDANRRRHTTFALVDVIPEVSEEINIDINPQDLRIETFRAGGRGGQHVNTTDSAVRIVHLSSGLIVQCQNERSQHQNKAVAMRILRARLYELMKKEQEEKILEIKGEQKEIAWGNQIRSYVFQPYSMIKDHRTDYEVGSVQRVMDGEIDDFIDAYLRMDWQGQV from the coding sequence ATGAATTCCCCCGATTTTTGGAACAACACCCAAAATGAGAGGGAATTGCAGGATTATAAAAAATATAAAAGTTTAATTGAAGAATACGAAGAACTGAAAAAGGAATATCAACTGATAGTTGAGCTCCAAGAAATAATTACTCCTGACGATGATGAGTATTCTGATCTTGAAAAAGATATCCATAACCTTTCGGGGAAAGTTGAAGACCTGGATATCCGTTTGTTATTCCGTAACCAGGAAGACCAAAGCAATGCAATCATAACTATTCATTCGGGAGCCGGTGGAACCGAGTCTCAAGATTGGGTCCAAATGCTTTTTCGAATGTATAGCCGATTCTGTGAAAGAAAAAAATTTGATGTTAAAGTAACCGATGTTTTAGAGGGAGAAGAAGCCGGCTTAAAACACATTACCTTTTTAGTCCAAGGTCAATATGCTTATGGTTACCTGAAATCAGAAAGCGGAGTTCATCGACTGGTGAGAATTTCTCCCTTTGATGCCAATCGAAGGCGTCATACGACTTTTGCCTTGGTGGATGTTATTCCCGAGGTGAGTGAAGAAATCAACATTGACATTAATCCACAAGATTTACGAATTGAAACTTTCCGAGCTGGTGGTCGTGGCGGGCAGCATGTGAATACAACCGATTCGGCCGTGAGGATAGTCCATCTTTCCAGCGGTTTGATTGTGCAATGTCAAAATGAACGTTCACAGCATCAGAACAAAGCAGTTGCCATGAGAATATTGAGAGCCAGGCTTTATGAACTAATGAAAAAAGAGCAAGAAGAAAAAATCTTAGAGATTAAAGGCGAGCAAAAGGAAATTGCCTGGGGGAATCAAATCCGGAGTTATGTCTTTCAACCCTATAGTATGATTAAAGACCATCGGACTGACTACGAAGTTGGCAGTGTACAAAGAGTTATGGATGGAGAAATTGATGATTTTATCGATGCTTATCTTCGAATGGATTGGCAAGGACAGGTTTAG
- a CDS encoding preprotein translocase subunit SecA — translation MFGLIKEYFGKISQDRFLKDVTERFVDPVNSYEKEISLLNDKELADKTLYFKNRLENEESLDDILVEAFAVVREAARRVTGMRPFDVQIIGGVVLHEGRIAEMQTGEGKTLVATMPAYLNALTGKGVHIVTVNDYLARRDRYWMGPIFEFLGLTVGLIQHASTFEERKIAYRSDITYGTNTEYGFDYLRDNMAHRREDIVQGELNYAIIDEVDSILIDEARTPLIISGPAEDSTEIYYKIDRVARKLSHSVDFDFEEKTRSIWLTEEGISKVEKLLHVDNLYDTAGKDSIDQRVRQSLRAHHLYKKDVDYVVRNGEVIIVDEFTGRLMEGRRYSDGLHQAIEAKENVQVANENQTLASVTYQNYFRMYNKICGMTGTAKTEEDEFIYTYGMSVVVIPTNKPLKRTNYPDVIYRTEKEKFEAVVEEIEKWHQEGRPILVGTVSIEKSEKLSRMLEKKKIPHQVLNAKNHEREAAIIAQAGRKGAVTISTNMAGRGTDIILGGNPEYLAREELTNQGHNLEFDLNPDQQNHLQQLVQKSQKIAEEEHALVVEKGGLHVVGTERHESRRIDNQLRGRAGRQGDPGSSRFFLSMEDDLLRLFGSERISGIMDKFGVEEGVPIEHALVTRAIEGAQKKVEGYHFNIRKTLLQYDDVMNKQREVIYNQRRTLLAENNLRPLIFGMLNDVVHECVSAYAAEKTYPEEWDWDGFDRRLFDLFGFGHGVPMKQRPQAKPEDLERLIITRYKEIYEQKVSEVNDQVFREVERFVGLRVVDGYWKEQLHNMDHLREGIGLRAVGQKDPFVEYQIEAFDMFHEMIAQIREDIVRYLLRIRLRGE, via the coding sequence ATGTTCGGATTAATCAAAGAATATTTTGGAAAAATTTCTCAAGATCGATTCCTGAAAGATGTTACAGAACGTTTTGTTGATCCAGTTAATTCTTATGAAAAGGAAATATCGCTTCTCAACGATAAAGAGCTCGCCGACAAAACCCTTTATTTTAAAAATCGTTTAGAAAATGAAGAAAGTTTAGACGATATCTTGGTTGAAGCTTTTGCGGTGGTGAGAGAAGCAGCCCGTCGAGTAACCGGCATGAGGCCATTTGATGTTCAAATTATCGGGGGAGTTGTATTGCACGAAGGAAGAATCGCTGAGATGCAAACTGGTGAGGGCAAGACATTAGTTGCAACTATGCCAGCCTATTTGAATGCCCTAACTGGTAAGGGAGTTCATATCGTAACGGTAAATGATTATTTAGCTCGTCGCGATCGATACTGGATGGGGCCAATTTTCGAATTTCTTGGTTTGACGGTTGGCTTGATTCAACATGCTTCAACTTTTGAGGAGAGAAAAATAGCTTATCGAAGTGACATTACCTATGGAACCAATACTGAATATGGATTCGATTATCTCCGGGATAACATGGCACATCGCCGGGAAGATATAGTGCAAGGGGAACTCAATTATGCAATCATCGATGAAGTAGATAGCATTTTAATTGATGAAGCCCGAACGCCTCTCATCATTTCAGGGCCAGCAGAAGATTCGACTGAAATATATTATAAAATTGATCGGGTGGCGCGCAAGCTCTCTCATTCAGTTGACTTTGACTTTGAAGAAAAAACTCGATCCATTTGGCTGACCGAAGAAGGAATTAGCAAAGTAGAAAAACTCCTTCATGTTGACAACCTCTATGATACTGCGGGTAAAGATTCAATTGATCAGCGAGTTCGCCAGTCTTTAAGGGCTCATCATCTATATAAAAAAGATGTAGATTATGTTGTGAGAAACGGTGAAGTGATTATCGTTGATGAATTTACCGGACGGCTTATGGAAGGTCGACGTTATAGCGATGGCCTCCATCAGGCCATAGAAGCAAAAGAAAATGTTCAAGTGGCAAATGAAAACCAAACTCTCGCCTCGGTGACCTACCAAAATTATTTTCGTATGTATAACAAAATCTGTGGGATGACTGGAACGGCAAAAACCGAGGAAGATGAGTTTATCTATACTTACGGTATGTCAGTTGTTGTTATACCTACCAATAAGCCCCTTAAACGGACCAATTACCCTGATGTAATATATCGTACTGAAAAAGAAAAGTTTGAAGCAGTGGTTGAAGAGATAGAAAAGTGGCATCAAGAAGGGCGTCCGATATTGGTCGGAACCGTATCAATAGAAAAATCTGAAAAATTAAGTCGAATGTTGGAAAAAAAGAAAATTCCTCATCAGGTATTAAATGCGAAAAATCATGAAAGAGAAGCAGCTATTATTGCTCAAGCTGGAAGAAAAGGAGCAGTAACCATTTCAACCAACATGGCAGGAAGAGGAACTGATATTATTTTAGGTGGTAATCCTGAATACCTTGCTCGAGAAGAGTTAACAAACCAGGGACATAATCTGGAATTTGACCTCAATCCTGACCAACAGAATCATTTACAACAACTTGTTCAAAAATCCCAGAAAATTGCCGAGGAAGAACATGCTTTAGTGGTTGAAAAAGGAGGGTTACATGTTGTTGGAACCGAACGTCATGAGAGTCGGCGGATTGACAATCAATTACGAGGACGAGCAGGTCGTCAAGGAGACCCAGGTTCGTCACGTTTTTTTCTTTCCATGGAAGACGATCTATTGAGACTTTTTGGTTCAGAAAGAATATCCGGAATTATGGATAAATTTGGTGTTGAAGAAGGAGTTCCCATTGAACATGCTTTAGTCACTCGGGCGATTGAGGGGGCTCAAAAGAAAGTTGAGGGGTATCATTTTAATATTCGAAAAACTCTTCTTCAATATGATGATGTCATGAATAAACAAAGAGAGGTCATCTATAATCAAAGGCGAACTCTTTTGGCTGAAAACAATTTACGTCCATTAATTTTTGGTATGTTGAATGATGTGGTTCATGAATGTGTGAGTGCCTATGCTGCTGAAAAAACCTATCCCGAGGAATGGGATTGGGATGGTTTTGATCGCCGACTATTTGACCTTTTTGGTTTTGGTCATGGAGTTCCTATGAAACAACGACCCCAAGCTAAACCAGAAGATTTAGAAAGATTGATAATTACTCGCTATAAAGAAATTTATGAGCAAAAAGTAAGCGAGGTAAACGATCAAGTATTTCGTGAAGTGGAAAGATTTGTTGGTTTACGGGTAGTTGATGGATACTGGAAAGAACAATTACATAATATGGACCATCTTCGAGAGGGTATTGGGCTTCGGGCGGTTGGTCAAAAAGACCCATTTGTTGAATATCAGATCGAAGCTTTTGATATGTTTCATGAAATGATTGCACAAATCCGTGAAGATATCGTTAGATATCTTTTACGGATTCGGCTCCGAGGGGAGTAA